In the genome of Sinobacterium caligoides, one region contains:
- a CDS encoding porin, giving the protein MKILLAVPLLLLSAAVAASDSCGLSYDAGLYVGLSEGSFDIHHQDEDVEYTKTDNNASSVGGNLRYRCGNNELKYTYYTGVDYTDAGITTSKYINSITFTNDQYGSLVIGRISTPYKLTGKKGDPFWDTPAGTTSAGNNFGLSDMTRGFTNRSAVYRSPFINSIQLTLGYSGDDSNGDVQAGIEYKKAAIVLGVQYIDMGSSPYIANNNGNKAATRLYGQYALGQWIISGSFEDVKKQSEAKANFYNLSLDRKITGFGRVALSYGQVSNTLLKLIDGSRVEGDGTGFSTGVFFDVTDNLETYLLTSVIDFDGDIQQKTIAIGFNLNFHIN; this is encoded by the coding sequence ATGAAGATTTTATTAGCTGTTCCATTATTACTATTATCGGCAGCGGTTGCTGCTAGCGACTCTTGTGGGTTGAGTTACGACGCGGGGCTCTACGTCGGCCTCTCTGAAGGCAGCTTTGATATTCACCATCAAGACGAAGATGTCGAGTACACCAAGACAGATAACAACGCCTCGAGTGTTGGCGGAAATCTGAGGTATCGTTGCGGCAATAATGAGTTAAAATATACCTATTACACGGGCGTTGATTACACAGATGCTGGTATCACAACATCGAAGTATATCAATAGTATCACTTTTACTAACGATCAGTATGGGTCGTTAGTGATTGGCCGTATTAGCACGCCGTATAAACTCACCGGTAAAAAAGGCGACCCGTTTTGGGATACTCCGGCGGGTACTACCAGTGCAGGAAATAACTTCGGTTTATCGGATATGACTAGGGGGTTTACCAATCGGTCCGCGGTTTATCGCAGCCCCTTTATTAACAGCATTCAATTAACTCTGGGCTATAGTGGGGATGATTCTAACGGTGATGTTCAAGCTGGAATTGAGTATAAAAAAGCCGCTATTGTCTTAGGTGTGCAATATATCGACATGGGAAGTAGTCCGTATATTGCTAATAATAACGGCAATAAGGCGGCAACTCGGCTGTACGGTCAGTACGCGTTAGGACAATGGATCATCAGTGGGTCATTCGAAGATGTCAAAAAACAAAGCGAAGCTAAGGCTAATTTTTATAACCTATCCTTGGATCGAAAAATTACGGGTTTCGGTCGCGTGGCGCTATCTTACGGCCAAGTATCGAATACATTACTTAAACTAATTGATGGTTCTCGTGTAGAGGGGGATGGTACAGGCTTTAGTACCGGTGTTTTTTTCGATGTCACCGACAATCTTGAAACCTACCTTCTCACTTCTGTGATCGATTTTGATGGTGATATACAGCAAAAGACTATCGCTATCGGATTTAACTTAAACTTTCATATTAATTAA
- a CDS encoding AMP-binding protein, giving the protein MSRIQGGLTVKPKILALHGRGSNADVTVMQLDNLGLTSKEYDISVIDGPIIASQAGPGLSSRELDNLFSGPWYSWLPDSDYSRPNDETGSILLTAIANAAQYVLNVVEKEGPFDAVYGFSQGGVIATLVNRLAHDDVLFTSLRDALGQSEPFIQPTEPPFRTEIIACAAAPLTFLRFSQCPGLALSPTVTPIVQTIHLIGRQDNNRIWSEALAVAMDSPSNHIYYLDDGHEISRQQRQNTTLATQLGVAIHAAPGALTRSTAKDHQTWLPSGELSARIPAADQQIVSVKQATERLPDTILDVLSVQPRNAPLLRLARTQDPMNFTSYGQLLAFSQAGGEGDLRRLGVHPGEAVAYLAPAGGSAVAAAAFLSIAAQTCAVPFSANMSEKDALTALGQYGVKHMVMFDGVSAQGVQSAFERYASAGNARLHRASAQDNPSPGLFCYLESLVDIEMQPPLVNPADGHGLLLRTSGTTSQPKVVPLRQKDLVINGAILADSIGISADDVTYSVMPLDHIGGISASILSSIAVGAAITCDDFYYPQGMVEALVESNPQPTWYSAVPTIHNATVRHLQDNADEYLDQDGVWGDHHLRMIRSGAAALKEADRSVLEATFGCDVVPTYSMSELMPIAQPSRNEGGWMLQPGSVGVPVAASIAIVDPITLRPLPFGEEGEVAISGATVFDGYLNNPEANQQSRFLMVTPQDQTHQSWFLTGDIGEVDRIGTLTLRGRLKELIKRGGEQVAPAEVEEILTQHPSVETAVCFSVPSEVYGEEVGCALVMEAGADAQSLRTIESEMKALLRKKGLAAHKFPSVWTIAEHDDLPMTASRKLIRNGLAEILGVTSREVATATSDSVVTSTNSGSQQSAPSSFKPVELLSKPKIDWETLAGFRFLLACYVMFMHIGSNESWGAVANLRQFPWHVHTFFAVAGFSLAIIMPTMIMKKMSFITARISGMYPLYFFAVIIALGNLLVSCQPSTFSSVFHWVPMLEDSSKFFCQGTPLLHDSWLANVLLTFGIYLTGLQATPLWGASWFLGFYLWFISMYFQCLIIFPMLYNALYKHRGNTKKLLMFTALGLGVNLLVILAFWYGYAIDAAGYGFFDSLTGLKTIPTESQIAVAGKDNAVILGFYLFSPFWIIYFAAGMCAAFVYDAIRPSEQRRSYIWGYIADTITLIMIVVSVAHIAQGYVPHDASMAAVSLDPFFMRPEAANTFADPATVNRIWDNIYGRLFAPITLLWIFALCTGKGVTARVLRLNPIVNILAPTAYACFLFHQMVGQWYYAATRNGEWWNWWAYQKDFYWFSPQPVPVEWYEYFYVIGLVVIFSKIVQPVDPLLRRGFATIVGTIKGHRAATENTETSDKDTTTRILDIVKSVVGMEVEPEQSLDECGLASLGVVQFSNTLEAEFSTATHPIKLAVADIMTAADIHGIAVIVDNARREVREQLSPSKAGTPQMA; this is encoded by the coding sequence GTGAGTAGAATACAAGGTGGCCTGACGGTTAAGCCTAAAATTTTAGCCTTACACGGTAGGGGCAGTAACGCAGATGTTACTGTGATGCAATTAGATAACCTCGGGCTAACAAGCAAAGAATACGATATTAGCGTTATAGACGGCCCTATCATCGCTTCACAAGCTGGTCCAGGCTTATCATCGAGGGAATTAGATAATTTGTTCTCTGGTCCTTGGTACTCTTGGTTACCCGATAGCGATTACAGTAGGCCTAATGATGAAACAGGCTCGATATTACTCACTGCTATCGCCAATGCTGCTCAGTATGTGCTCAACGTGGTTGAAAAGGAGGGCCCCTTTGATGCAGTGTATGGCTTTAGTCAGGGCGGTGTCATTGCGACTCTGGTGAATCGTTTGGCACATGATGACGTACTGTTTACTAGCTTGCGAGACGCCCTGGGGCAATCTGAGCCGTTTATTCAGCCGACGGAACCACCTTTCCGAACTGAGATTATTGCCTGCGCCGCCGCGCCCTTGACGTTTTTGCGGTTTAGTCAGTGCCCCGGCCTGGCCTTATCGCCCACAGTTACGCCAATCGTACAGACAATCCATCTGATTGGTCGTCAAGACAACAATCGTATCTGGTCTGAAGCTCTGGCCGTCGCCATGGACTCGCCCAGTAATCATATCTACTACCTTGATGATGGTCACGAGATCAGCCGTCAGCAGCGACAGAATACCACTCTCGCGACACAGCTTGGCGTAGCAATACACGCCGCACCGGGAGCTCTGACACGGTCTACAGCTAAGGACCACCAGACATGGCTACCATCGGGTGAACTGAGTGCACGTATCCCCGCCGCTGATCAACAAATTGTCTCGGTTAAACAAGCTACTGAGAGATTGCCTGATACCATTCTAGATGTCTTGAGTGTACAACCGAGGAATGCCCCTCTGCTGCGTTTAGCACGCACACAAGATCCGATGAACTTCACTAGTTATGGCCAGTTACTGGCATTTAGCCAGGCTGGCGGTGAGGGTGACTTACGACGGCTCGGCGTACACCCCGGTGAGGCCGTTGCTTATCTTGCCCCCGCAGGTGGGAGTGCTGTCGCTGCTGCAGCTTTTTTATCTATCGCGGCACAAACTTGTGCAGTGCCTTTCTCCGCGAATATGAGTGAAAAAGATGCGTTGACGGCCCTCGGACAATATGGTGTTAAGCACATGGTGATGTTTGATGGCGTGTCTGCCCAAGGTGTGCAGTCTGCTTTCGAGCGCTATGCCAGTGCCGGTAATGCTCGGTTGCATCGTGCCTCCGCGCAAGATAACCCATCGCCAGGGCTGTTCTGCTATCTTGAGTCGCTCGTCGATATTGAGATGCAGCCTCCGTTAGTCAACCCTGCTGATGGCCACGGTTTATTACTACGTACATCAGGTACAACCTCGCAGCCTAAAGTGGTGCCATTACGACAAAAAGATTTGGTCATTAACGGCGCGATATTAGCTGATAGTATTGGAATTAGCGCCGATGATGTGACTTATAGTGTGATGCCCCTAGACCATATAGGTGGTATTAGTGCTTCTATTTTATCGAGTATTGCCGTAGGTGCTGCGATCACTTGTGATGATTTTTACTACCCACAGGGTATGGTCGAGGCTTTGGTCGAATCGAACCCTCAGCCCACTTGGTATTCGGCTGTGCCGACAATCCATAATGCCACTGTCCGTCACCTTCAGGATAACGCCGACGAATATCTTGATCAAGACGGTGTATGGGGTGATCATCACTTGCGAATGATTCGCTCAGGTGCTGCCGCTTTAAAAGAGGCTGACCGTAGTGTGCTCGAAGCAACATTCGGTTGTGACGTCGTTCCAACCTACAGTATGTCGGAGTTGATGCCGATAGCTCAACCCTCTCGCAATGAGGGGGGGTGGATGCTGCAGCCGGGTTCCGTCGGTGTTCCTGTTGCTGCCTCCATAGCCATCGTCGATCCTATTACACTACGTCCGCTTCCTTTTGGCGAAGAAGGTGAAGTCGCCATCTCTGGTGCTACCGTATTTGACGGTTATCTTAATAACCCAGAAGCTAATCAGCAATCCCGTTTCTTGATGGTAACGCCTCAAGACCAGACACATCAGTCGTGGTTTTTAACTGGTGACATAGGTGAAGTGGATCGCATTGGTACACTCACGCTGCGAGGGCGTCTGAAAGAATTGATCAAACGTGGCGGTGAGCAAGTGGCGCCAGCTGAGGTCGAAGAAATATTAACTCAACACCCCAGCGTTGAAACCGCCGTCTGTTTTTCTGTTCCCTCCGAGGTCTATGGTGAAGAAGTCGGATGCGCCCTTGTGATGGAGGCAGGCGCCGACGCTCAATCGCTTCGTACGATTGAGAGTGAAATGAAAGCACTGCTCCGTAAGAAAGGGCTCGCAGCGCATAAATTTCCGTCGGTATGGACCATCGCTGAACACGACGACTTACCGATGACGGCCAGTCGTAAGCTGATCCGTAACGGTTTGGCTGAGATACTTGGCGTCACGTCACGGGAGGTGGCCACGGCGACAAGTGATTCTGTTGTAACATCCACAAATAGTGGATCACAGCAGTCAGCGCCCTCGTCATTTAAGCCTGTTGAACTACTCAGTAAGCCCAAAATTGATTGGGAAACATTAGCCGGCTTCCGCTTCTTACTCGCATGTTATGTAATGTTTATGCATATTGGGTCGAATGAGTCCTGGGGTGCTGTTGCTAATTTACGGCAGTTTCCCTGGCATGTGCACACATTCTTTGCCGTCGCTGGTTTTTCGTTGGCGATCATCATGCCCACTATGATAATGAAAAAAATGTCGTTCATTACTGCACGAATATCGGGAATGTATCCACTCTACTTCTTTGCCGTGATTATTGCCTTGGGCAACTTGTTAGTCAGTTGCCAGCCGTCGACTTTTTCCTCGGTGTTTCATTGGGTGCCTATGTTGGAGGATTCTTCTAAGTTCTTTTGTCAGGGCACACCCTTGCTGCATGATTCATGGTTGGCTAACGTATTGCTCACTTTTGGGATTTATTTGACGGGGTTGCAGGCGACACCGCTCTGGGGGGCATCATGGTTCTTAGGCTTCTACCTATGGTTCATCTCGATGTATTTCCAGTGCCTGATCATCTTCCCCATGCTGTACAACGCGTTGTATAAACACAGAGGTAATACCAAAAAACTACTGATGTTTACGGCCTTAGGTCTTGGCGTTAATCTACTAGTAATACTTGCGTTCTGGTATGGCTATGCCATCGATGCAGCAGGTTACGGTTTCTTTGATTCATTGACGGGCCTAAAAACTATTCCAACTGAATCTCAAATCGCAGTTGCAGGAAAAGATAATGCGGTTATTCTTGGTTTCTACTTGTTCTCGCCGTTTTGGATTATCTATTTCGCCGCTGGTATGTGTGCCGCTTTTGTTTATGATGCCATACGCCCTAGCGAGCAAAGACGTAGCTATATCTGGGGTTATATCGCTGATACGATAACCTTAATCATGATTGTCGTCAGTGTGGCCCACATCGCTCAGGGCTATGTACCCCATGATGCGTCAATGGCAGCGGTCTCTCTAGATCCGTTTTTCATGCGTCCAGAGGCGGCAAATACCTTCGCCGATCCAGCTACGGTTAATCGTATATGGGACAACATTTATGGCCGCTTGTTTGCGCCGATAACACTGCTCTGGATTTTTGCCCTGTGTACCGGTAAAGGGGTTACTGCTCGTGTGCTACGACTAAATCCGATCGTTAATATACTGGCGCCTACCGCTTATGCTTGCTTCTTGTTTCACCAGATGGTCGGCCAGTGGTACTACGCCGCTACTCGAAACGGTGAGTGGTGGAACTGGTGGGCCTATCAAAAAGACTTCTATTGGTTTAGTCCTCAACCTGTGCCAGTCGAATGGTATGAATATTTTTATGTGATTGGCCTGGTTGTGATTTTTTCAAAAATTGTTCAACCCGTCGATCCACTCCTCCGTCGCGGCTTCGCCACCATTGTTGGTACGATAAAAGGCCATAGAGCTGCTACGGAAAACACCGAAACATCTGATAAGGACACTACAACACGAATATTAGATATTGTTAAAAGTGTGGTCGGCATGGAAGTCGAGCCTGAGCAGAGTTTGGATGAGTGTGGTCTCGCCTCTCTCGGTGTGGTGCAATTTTCCAACACCCTTGAAGCTGAGTTTTCCACCGCCACTCATCCTATTAAATTGGCTGTTGCCGACATCATGACGGCCGCTGACATCCATGGCATTGCTGTTATTGTCGACAACGCTAGACGTGAGGTGCGAGAACAGTTGTCGCCCAGCAAGGCAGGGACACCACAAATGGCTTAG
- a CDS encoding YbhB/YbcL family Raf kinase inhibitor-like protein: MKKTLLVITLPISFSLLSPAFADTLVLTSTDVAHGKVMSKAQVFEGFGCSGGNVSPQLSWSGAPEGTEAFAIQVYDPDAPTGSGWWHWQLVNIPKHVNSLAAGVGDSSKNMLPMGSISITNDYGVAGFGGACPPEGHGTHRYQYTIHALSKKLELPEGASNALAGYMINSHSLVSSTIEATYER; the protein is encoded by the coding sequence ATGAAAAAAACACTTTTAGTTATAACTCTACCGATATCGTTTAGTCTGTTGTCACCTGCTTTTGCCGACACTTTGGTCCTGACCAGTACTGATGTGGCGCATGGGAAAGTAATGAGCAAAGCCCAGGTGTTTGAAGGGTTTGGCTGTAGCGGGGGTAACGTCTCACCACAGCTGTCGTGGAGCGGTGCACCAGAAGGCACAGAAGCCTTTGCTATCCAGGTTTATGACCCCGATGCGCCGACAGGCAGTGGCTGGTGGCACTGGCAATTGGTGAATATTCCTAAGCATGTTAATAGCTTGGCAGCAGGTGTCGGCGATTCCAGCAAAAATATGTTACCCATGGGAAGCATTAGTATTACTAACGACTATGGTGTTGCTGGTTTCGGCGGCGCATGCCCCCCTGAAGGGCACGGTACTCACCGCTACCAGTATACGATACATGCCTTGTCAAAAAAGCTTGAATTACCTGAAGGTGCGTCTAATGCATTGGCTGGCTATATGATCAACAGCCACTCGCTGGTTTCTAGCACTATTGAGGCCACGTATGAGCGGTAG
- a CDS encoding 4'-phosphopantetheinyl transferase family protein, producing MIDLQKRYHQYRQGNRSITHETILTLADFDGFAAQCDFNCDQFHLRQCTRSGILLPDTLMTASTKRQAAYFAGRYAAMLALRRMIGGKVTVGRGVDGEPLWPEAVVGSITHTNESAYCAVSGNQHYQAIGIDMEPYIDAKTAAELHPRILSKKESDYVNCIDAPFEHLLTLVFSAKESLYKALFPLCHQHFCFLDAEVTLIDYANKSFELALLRDLNKTLASGGLYNGAFECREKEVLTILLYKNK from the coding sequence ATGATCGACCTTCAGAAACGTTATCATCAGTACCGACAAGGAAACCGCAGCATTACTCACGAAACGATATTAACGCTGGCTGATTTTGACGGTTTTGCAGCCCAGTGTGATTTCAATTGCGACCAGTTCCATCTTCGCCAATGCACACGCAGTGGCATTCTATTGCCCGATACCCTGATGACTGCTTCAACTAAGCGTCAGGCCGCATACTTCGCCGGGCGCTATGCAGCGATGCTGGCTTTACGCCGTATGATAGGAGGCAAAGTAACGGTAGGTAGAGGGGTAGATGGGGAGCCATTGTGGCCAGAGGCGGTGGTTGGCTCAATCACCCACACCAATGAATCGGCCTACTGCGCCGTCTCAGGCAATCAACATTATCAGGCCATCGGTATAGACATGGAGCCATATATTGACGCTAAGACAGCGGCAGAGCTACATCCTCGAATTCTTTCAAAAAAGGAGAGTGATTATGTAAACTGTATCGACGCACCATTCGAACATCTTCTAACTTTAGTTTTTTCTGCCAAAGAAAGCCTATATAAAGCGCTGTTTCCGCTCTGCCACCAGCACTTTTGTTTTCTAGACGCCGAAGTCACTTTAATTGATTATGCGAACAAATCATTTGAATTAGCTTTGCTACGAGATTTGAATAAAACGTTAGCTTCCGGTGGTCTATATAACGGTGCATTTGAGTGCCGAGAAAAGGAGGTACTTACTATCCTGCTATATAAGAATAAGTAA